GATCGCGGTCCAGCCGATGACCAGGTCGACCATGACCACCACGGAGCCGAGCTGCTTGGCGAGCTCGGCCCGCTCGTACATGTCTTCCATGGTCGCGGCGGTGATGTTGAGGTAGGACCCCTTCACCTCGCCGGTGGCCGCGCTGGCCTTGTTCACCGCGTCCATCACGTACAGGAACCGGTCGCGCCAGTGCATGAACGGCTGGCTGTTGATGTTCTCGTCGTCCTTCATGAAGTCGAGGCCGCCCTTGAGCCCCTCGTACACCACCCGGCCGTAGTTGCGGCCCGAGAGGCCGAGCTTGGGCTTGGTGGTGGCGCCGAGGAGCGGCCGGCCGAACTTGTCCAGCCGCTCCCGCTCCACCACGAGGCCCGTCGGCGGGCCCTTGAAGGTCTTCACGTAGGCCACCGGGATCCGGATGTCCTCCAGCCGCGCGGCCTTGAGCGGCTTGAACGAGAAGACGTTGCCGATCAGGCTCGCCGTCATGTTGGCGATCGACCCCTCCTCGAACAGGATCAGGTCGTACGCCACCCACGCGAAGTACTGGCCCGGGGTGTTCGGCACCGGGTCCACCCGGTAGGCCTTGGCCCGGTAGCTGTCGCAGGCGGTCAGCCGGTCGGTCCAGACCACCGTCCAGGTGGCCGTGCTCGACTCGCCCGCCACCGCCGCCGCCGCCTCGATCGGGTCGACGCCCTCCTGCGGGGTGATCCGGAACAGGCAGATGACGTCGGTCTCGCGGGGCTGGTAGTCCGGATCCCAGTACCCCATCTGCCGGTACTTCAGGACCCCGGCGGCATACCGCTTCTTCTTGTCCCGGGCGAGATCATTCGCGTCGGCGGGGGTCGCGGGATCCACATGGCCGGCCATGGCAGCTCCTGGAGGTCTGTCGTGCACGATTGACACTGCGGATATGCCAACTTAGGATCACTATCGAATAAGCGAAAGTCACAATTTCCTTTGGCTCACATAAGCCTTGGCTTATCCATGGAAGTCTCCTTCCGACAGCTTCGTGT
The Gemmatimonadota bacterium DNA segment above includes these coding regions:
- a CDS encoding form I ribulose bisphosphate carboxylase large subunit codes for the protein MAGHVDPATPADANDLARDKKKRYAAGVLKYRQMGYWDPDYQPRETDVICLFRITPQEGVDPIEAAAAVAGESSTATWTVVWTDRLTACDSYRAKAYRVDPVPNTPGQYFAWVAYDLILFEEGSIANMTASLIGNVFSFKPLKAARLEDIRIPVAYVKTFKGPPTGLVVERERLDKFGRPLLGATTKPKLGLSGRNYGRVVYEGLKGGLDFMKDDENINSQPFMHWRDRFLYVMDAVNKASAATGEVKGSYLNITAATMEDMYERAELAKQLGSVVVMVDLVIGWTAIQSMANWCRKNDMLMHMHRAGHGTYTRQKNHGVSFRVIAKWLRLAGCDHLHTGTAVGKLEGDPMTVQGYYNICRDAYTRQDLPRGLFFDQDWADLKKVMPVASGGIHAGQMHQLLDLFGDDVILQFGGGTIGHPSGIQAGAVANRVALEVMVKARNEGRDILREGPDILVEAARHCTPLKQALDTWGEITFNYTSTDTSDFATTPTASA